The following are encoded in a window of Mycobacteriales bacterium genomic DNA:
- a CDS encoding type II secretion system F family protein: MTPALACAALVAAAVALASGGGGATRVRDLSGLAAPRVPPGAWVAAAAVAALALGPAVSLAVPPGALAARALLRRRTAANAARDTRAALPGACRTAAAELRAGAPPPEAFARAAADAPPALAAALRRAAALGPAAPWPDLPGGERLAAVAALWRVAADAGSGLADGLDRLADALAGDERLRAEVAAQLAGPRTSAAVLAALPLGGIALAAALGARPVTFLLRTPPGLACLLAGAALDATGVWWVRRLTARAAP, encoded by the coding sequence GTGACGCCCGCCCTCGCCTGCGCGGCGCTCGTCGCGGCCGCCGTCGCGCTCGCCTCCGGCGGCGGCGGCGCCACCCGCGTCCGCGACCTGAGCGGCCTCGCCGCGCCCCGCGTGCCGCCCGGCGCGTGGGTCGCGGCCGCCGCGGTCGCGGCGCTGGCGCTCGGCCCGGCCGTCTCGCTGGCCGTCCCGCCCGGCGCCCTCGCCGCCCGCGCGCTGCTCCGGCGCCGCACCGCCGCCAACGCCGCGCGCGACACCCGCGCCGCCCTCCCCGGCGCCTGCCGCACCGCCGCCGCCGAGCTCCGCGCCGGCGCGCCGCCGCCCGAGGCGTTCGCGCGCGCGGCGGCCGACGCCCCGCCGGCGCTCGCCGCCGCCCTGCGCCGCGCCGCCGCGCTCGGCCCCGCCGCGCCGTGGCCGGACCTCCCCGGCGGCGAACGCCTCGCCGCCGTCGCCGCCCTCTGGCGCGTCGCCGCCGACGCCGGCAGCGGCCTCGCCGACGGGCTCGACCGCCTCGCCGACGCCCTCGCCGGCGACGAACGCCTCCGCGCCGAGGTCGCCGCCCAGCTCGCCGGCCCCCGCACCTCCGCCGCCGTCCTCGCCGCGCTGCCGCTCGGCGGCATCGCGCTGGCGGCGGCGCTGGGGGCGCGGCCGGTGACGTTCCTGCTGCGCACGCCGCCCGGGCTGGCCTGCCTCCTTGCGGGCGCCGCGCTCGACGCCACCGGCGTCTGGTGGGTACGCCGCCTCACCGCCCGGGCCGCGCCGTGA
- a CDS encoding TadA family conjugal transfer-associated ATPase, with translation MTAAVPPELVERVRRRLAGETWPPSAARVAAAVRAEGGFPPDSDPLALLQHLEDEVSGAGVLGPLLRDPAVTDVLVNAPDEVWADRGSGLERVPVTFGDDAAVVALVRRLAARVGRRVDAAQPWVDARLPDGTRLHAVLAPPATRATCVSIRTLRRQRLSLDELRSSGTVSAPMADWLAAVVAARLAVVVSGGTGTGKTTLLGCLLGLVDPRERIVVVEDAAELRPATPHVVSLEARPPNVEGAGAVTLRDLVRQAMRMRPDRLVVGEVRGPEVVDMLAALNTGHDGGMTTLHANAAADVVPRLAALAGPAGLVGAALRAQVDAALDVVVHLVRGRDGRRRVAEVAVVAAGVALSYDGRTTRSGPALPALAERLAARGVPAPAAPAPVAPPPAPPPPAAPPALPRVTHPPPTGEAPS, from the coding sequence GTGACCGCCGCCGTCCCGCCGGAGCTGGTCGAGCGGGTGCGCCGCCGCCTGGCCGGGGAGACCTGGCCGCCGTCCGCCGCGCGGGTCGCGGCCGCCGTGCGGGCGGAGGGCGGGTTCCCGCCCGACAGCGACCCGCTCGCGCTGCTCCAGCACCTCGAGGACGAGGTGTCCGGCGCCGGCGTGCTCGGGCCGTTGCTGCGCGACCCCGCCGTCACCGACGTGCTCGTCAACGCGCCCGACGAGGTGTGGGCCGACCGGGGGTCGGGGCTGGAGCGGGTGCCGGTGACGTTCGGCGACGACGCGGCCGTCGTCGCGCTCGTCCGGCGGCTCGCGGCGCGGGTCGGGCGGCGGGTCGACGCCGCCCAGCCGTGGGTCGACGCGCGGCTGCCCGACGGCACCCGGCTGCACGCCGTCCTCGCGCCGCCCGCCACCCGCGCCACCTGCGTCAGCATCCGCACGCTGCGCCGCCAGCGGCTGTCGCTGGACGAGCTGCGTTCGTCGGGCACCGTCTCGGCGCCTATGGCCGACTGGCTCGCCGCCGTCGTGGCCGCGCGGCTCGCCGTCGTCGTCTCCGGCGGCACGGGCACCGGCAAGACGACGTTGCTCGGCTGCCTGCTCGGCCTGGTCGACCCGCGCGAGCGGATCGTCGTGGTCGAGGACGCCGCCGAGCTGCGGCCCGCCACGCCGCACGTCGTGTCGTTGGAGGCCCGGCCGCCGAACGTCGAGGGCGCCGGCGCCGTCACCCTCCGCGACCTGGTCCGCCAGGCGATGCGGATGCGGCCCGACCGGCTCGTCGTCGGCGAGGTCCGCGGCCCCGAGGTCGTCGACATGCTCGCCGCCCTCAACACCGGCCACGACGGCGGCATGACCACCCTGCACGCCAACGCCGCCGCCGACGTCGTCCCCCGCCTGGCCGCCCTCGCCGGTCCCGCCGGGCTGGTGGGGGCGGCGTTGCGGGCGCAGGTCGACGCCGCGCTCGACGTCGTCGTGCACCTCGTCCGCGGGCGGGACGGGCGGCGCCGCGTCGCCGAGGTCGCGGTCGTCGCGGCCGGGGTGGCGCTGTCGTACGACGGCCGCACCACCCGCTCCGGCCCCGCCCTGCCGGCGTTGGCCGAACGCCTCGCCGCCCGCGGGGTCCCCGCCCCGGCCGCGCCGGCGCCTGTCGCGCCGCCGCCCGCCCCGCCACCGCCCGCCGCGCCGCCCGCCCTCCCGCGCGTGACCCACCCGCCGCCGACCGGCGAGGCGCCGTCGTGA
- the ssd gene encoding septum site-determining protein Ssd, protein MPRPLVLTADQHLLDDLLRLAAAAGVEVEVADHLAAAAPSWREAPLLIVGHDRLAEVVAAGLPRRPALLVAGDTLANHPLWRDAMEAGAEHVFFLPDAEPWLVDRFADACGTGTRARVVAVLGARGGAGATSFAVAFALAAARAGRRPILVDADPYGGGIDLALGAEDVSGARWDAFADGPPPLSGEALAATLARCGEVTVLAWPRSGPATIPVRTAEATLAACRRGSDLVVVDLPRCFDATARSLLGAADAALLVCPAEVRAVASGRRVAETAKLLVDDLRVVVRGPAPTRLDATLVADALRLPLAGWLDPEPGIARALDEGRPPGRAGRGPLAGLCRRLVGELA, encoded by the coding sequence ATGCCACGTCCGCTCGTCCTCACCGCCGACCAGCACCTGCTGGACGACCTGCTCCGCCTCGCCGCCGCGGCCGGGGTCGAGGTGGAGGTCGCCGACCACCTCGCCGCCGCCGCGCCCTCCTGGCGCGAGGCGCCGTTGCTGATCGTCGGCCACGACCGGCTCGCCGAGGTCGTCGCCGCCGGGCTGCCCCGGCGCCCCGCGCTGCTCGTCGCGGGCGACACGCTCGCCAACCACCCGCTCTGGCGCGACGCGATGGAGGCCGGCGCGGAGCACGTGTTCTTCCTGCCCGACGCCGAGCCGTGGCTGGTCGACCGGTTCGCCGACGCGTGCGGCACCGGCACGCGCGCGCGGGTCGTCGCCGTGCTGGGCGCGCGCGGGGGCGCGGGTGCGACGTCGTTCGCGGTGGCGTTCGCGCTGGCCGCGGCGCGGGCCGGGCGGCGGCCGATCCTCGTCGACGCCGACCCGTACGGCGGCGGCATCGACCTCGCGCTCGGCGCCGAGGACGTGAGCGGCGCGCGGTGGGACGCGTTCGCCGACGGGCCGCCGCCGCTGTCCGGCGAGGCGCTCGCCGCGACGCTCGCCCGTTGCGGGGAGGTCACCGTGCTGGCCTGGCCGCGGTCCGGGCCGGCGACGATCCCGGTGCGCACCGCCGAGGCGACGCTCGCCGCCTGCCGCCGCGGCTCCGACCTCGTCGTGGTCGACCTGCCGCGCTGCTTCGACGCCACCGCGCGGTCGCTGCTCGGCGCGGCGGACGCGGCGTTGCTCGTCTGCCCGGCCGAGGTGCGCGCCGTGGCGTCCGGCCGGCGCGTCGCCGAGACCGCCAAGCTGCTCGTGGACGACCTGCGCGTCGTCGTCCGCGGGCCGGCCCCGACGCGGCTGGACGCGACGCTGGTGGCGGACGCGTTGCGGCTGCCGCTCGCCGGCTGGCTCGACCCCGAGCCCGGCATCGCGCGGGCGCTGGACGAGGGCCGGCCACCCGGCCGGGCCGGGCGCGGCCCGCTGGCCGGCCTCTGCCGGCGGCTCGTCGGGGAGCTGGCGTGA